The sequence GCAGTATTCCGTGAGTAGGGCTTGAACCAACTCTTCTGCCGAAGCATCTTTCTCTAATAATTTCCATAATAATGATCCGCTCTCACTAAGCATCATGATCCCATTAAACTTCACAACTCGTTCTCCCAAAGGTACTATCACCCACTGTCCTGC comes from Desulfosporosinus meridiei DSM 13257 and encodes:
- a CDS encoding PqqD family protein, with translation MKVRDGFMLHEVAGQWVIVPLGERVVKFNGIMMLSESGSLLWKLLEKDASAEELVQALLTEYCIDAETAQRDVQEFIEDIREKELIE